The window CGAAGCGGCCGAGACCGATCACCGCAGCCGCCTACCGGTCGCATGTCGACGCTGACGGTTAACACCGGCCGAGGCGCAAGCCTGTCGCTTGCCTCGGCACCGGCTTCTCCGCTGCTTGAATCATACCATGGCACATATCAGAACTGCTCGCCCATGCCCTCTCCTCTGCTGCTCGCGTCCAAGCACCCGGGAGACCTCCCGAGAGTTGTGGATGCCCTTTCGCCCATCTCTGACGGTGAAGGCGATGGCACTAGACTCAACCGACGAGCTCGCTTCCATGATACAGAGGACATTTCCTCTCGTCTTGCGCGAGCTCTCAAGGGCACTCACAAGCCCGACGTTGCGCCGTTCATTGAAATCCTTCCCAGCCTGTCGCATGAGCAAGTCATGGAGCTCCGCTCAGAGTACAAGCACATCGTCAAGACTGGCACGGACCGCAAGGGCGTCAACATCGCCAAGCACATCCGCGCCCGCTTCAAGGACGAAGATCCACTTCTCATGAAGGCATGCTACACCGTCGCTCTTGGCAAGTGGGAGAGCGAGGCCTATTGGGCCAACTTCTGGTACCAAGGCGACAAGACCCGTCGCGAGCTGCTCATTGAGTCACTCATGGGGCGCACAAACGAAGAGATTCGCCGCATCAAGGACTCCTTCTCCGACAAGAAGTACGACAACAGCCTGACCAAGTGTATGAAGacggagctcaaggaggataAGTTCAAAAAGGCCGTCTTGATGGTTCTGGATGAGCGCCGCATGGAGGAGTTTGACTACGAGGGCCGCAGACTCCCGCTCGACTATAAGCTCATCGATCAGGACGTCGATGACTTGCACAAGGCGGTCAAGTCCGAGAAGGGTGGAGAGACCTTGATGATCTCCATCGTCGTGCAGCGAAGCGACAGCCATTTGCGTGCCGTGCTCAAGGAGTATGAACACCAATACCGCAGCAACTTTGCCCGTGACGCGCTCAAGAAGAGTAACAACCTTGTGGTATGTGATCATTCTCCTTTTATTCCCCCCTAcgaattcttttttttaagaGTATATTAATTTTCAATGCTAACGAATGCTGTCTTTCAATCTAGGGCGAACTCCTCGCACACATCCTCAACGGCGTCATCAACCGCCCCGTCCGAGACGCCCTCCTCCTGCAACACGCCATCACCGCCTCGCGCAAGGACTCGCTCCGCCGGGAGCTGCTCATCTCGCGCCTCGTCCGCTTCCACTGGGACTCGTTCCACATGCAAGACGTCAAGAGGGCCTACCGCGAGCGCTACGGCATAGACCTGCAGGACGCCGTGCGCGAGGCCACGAGCGGCGAGTGGGGGATGTTTTGCCGCGAGCTGTGCATTGCGCGGATGCCCAATGAGATACGAAGAATGGAGAATACGAGGTAAGTAAATTGGTAAAACTACATATAGATATGTATATGTTAGTGAGATGTATGAAATATGATGGTTTCTACTTGATTTGATATTTGTTCGAACGACACCGGTTTGGGATCGGTATGAGGCTAGGAAACGAATGACATGGCACGATTACGATTGCGTCCTAATTTCCCAAGATATGATGACTATTTATAGCTATATATAGGcatatatagatatatacatatacacaTATATGCAGGCTTGCTTACTTTCTTTAAACCATCTCTAATCTACTTCTTTGATCCTTTTCCCCCTTTACCTCCCTTTCCTTGACTCTTCCCACCACCTTTACCCttcccgccgccgccgccgccagaaCCACTTCCTCCACTGGCTCCGGCCATCATGACTCTCAGCTTGCCGACCGGCACACTGTTGGCAATTTCCTCCGGCTTGAGTcccttgatgagctcaacCTCCCTGGGCCACATCTTCTCCGAATCCCTCGCCGCCTCGTCTATCACTCCTTTCCTGGCAGAGTCTGTCTTCAGCCGCTCCAACACTTCCTTGATGGCTTTGCCCTTCTTCACGGAGCCCGGCTGCATCTTAACTTTATACTTGTATCGAACCAGGGCGCTCCACGGTGCGCAAACAGGAAGGACTTCCAGAATCTCGTCCCCAGCCAGCGGCGTGCCAACCAACGTGTCCAGGTTCGTCGCCTTCTCCGCCTCGTCGGGCTCCCCAGCGTCCAGGCCCTCGGTCATCATGGCACGGCGGATCTCCTCTTGCTCCGCAACTTCCTTCTGTTTCCGCTCGTGCTGGGCCCGCCGGCGCTCCTTTTGGGCTTCCAGCTCGGCTTGACGCTGGGCTTTCGCGGCGGCTTCTGCTTCGGCCCGTTGTCGTCCTATCGTCGCTCCTATCAGTGCTTCTGCTGTGGCGCGGTCCTCTTCGTCCTGGTCCTTGTATTTCTGAGCaatcttttttgcttttccctTTTGTCCACGTTTctggcctcttttcttcgtGGCCGCCGAGACTCCCGTAGTATATGAAGCATCGGAAGCTTTGGTAGGGGCCTCGGAGATTTCAGTGGCCTGTTCGGAAGGTGTcacctcgtcttcctcgatgccatcctcttcttcaactgtatctgcctctttttctccctctcctaGCTCCTCTTTGGATGCATCCGCGGTCAATGGCTCAGCTTCATCGTTCTCAGGCTCGTCACTGATCTTCACAGCTGACAACTTGTCTGCTGTGTCGTCTGTgacctcatcctcatcgccaGAGCCTTGCAGGGGATTGGCTCGTTTGTCGTCACCAGGCTGATTTTCTTCTGATTCGGCTCCTGAATCTTCTGAATCATCACCTTCTTCGGCGGCTTGCACCTCATCTTCGCCTGTCGCCGCAGACTCAGTGGCTTCTAATGCAGAGCGCTCGTCATGTACTCGGTGTTTCAAgtgcttgcttttgctttgttcGCTAATCTTGAACGTAAAACCTAAACCAAGTAAAAGTTGCGTCGGCGGGAGATAATTCTTCTTTCCTTGAATTGTAAAGCTTCCAGCAGGTAGAATATCTCCTGTCGGTGTCGATTTAGATACTTGGTCTGCATTCACCCACCATCCGCCCATGCCCGCCTTGGAATCCCAGGCTTCCGAGGTGCATACTGACAGTGAACCTGCCTGTGACAGAGTTGCCGGAGGAATAGGGGCATCTGGCGTATTTGGGCTAttcttaataataatatgCGCAGCGCCACGGATATCAGCGTGACAGTAAATGTCCCCCTTGCGCAAATACCTTCTGTAAAGGATTTCAGTCTGCTGAGGGTCTTTTCCTCCAAGGACCAAGTACCCATCCGAGGAGATGAACCAAATAAATTTCTCAAACCACATCTGCTTGCGAATAGGCTGTAACAGGGCCTTCTCCTGCTTGAGGCCCTTCTTCAAATCTTCTGAGATCTTTTGCTCGGTGCTCTTCAGGGCTTTGTTCGCTTGAAGTTGAgttttttcctccttcatGGCGGCAAACCTTCGCTCTTCGTAGTACTCTCTCGCGTTGCTCCAGGGGCTAATATTGAGAACGATGTCGACGGTGAGAAGCTTGTCGTTTTTCTTATCTTTAACTCGGGCAGCTTCATTCGCCTCTGCTTCAGAGTCACTGTCGTCGGTTTCGAAAggattgtcttcttctgcttcgtcttcctcaaaCTCTTCTTCTGCGAGGAGCAGCGTAATGGTGTTTTCTGCTAGTTTCAGGGGAAGGCTGATGGTCTCGGCAACTGGATTCTGCcgtttcttctctcgctcaATGAGCTTTCCAATATCAACCCAGTCCATACCTTGCGCGAGAAGGCCATTTACCGCATCCATGGCTTCCTGTACTCGCTCCACATTGGCTTCAATCGCAGCTGCTTTGCGGAGGTTCATTGCCTGTGCATCCTGCAAACCTTCGATTCGCTTGGACTGTTCGTGCCTGGCTGCTTCAAGCTTCTTcctggcagcttcttctctcccaacAAGACGAGATTCTAGCTTCTGGCCCTCTAGAGATGAAAAGAACTCATCGACCGTTCGATTATACCCTTCAAATTCTAATACCTGAATAGACGGGTCACTCTTGAACTTTTGCGGGATAAATGGATGAAAATCTTCATAGAGCAATCCCTCGTGTTTAGTGGTTTCGTCGGTCTCTTCTGCTCCGCTTGAGAGGgtcgctttcttctttgcaaaAATGTAGCCCTTGCAAGTTGTAGGTGCGATGATGTTTTCGACAATATCACGAGCCTCAGACAAATGTTTGACCAATTCATCCAGTAGCGATTCATTATCAACCACATCAGCCGGCTTAGCAGAGACATCAAAGTTATTTGCCTGAAGGATGTTCTCAACCAGGGCAGGAGGCAGTTCTGTTATAGAAACCGCCAACGCTTTTCGTAGATCGCCACCAGatttgccttttgctttcttaCCGGAGAAAGTAGCGGCTACTGTGTTTGCTTCGGCCTTTTCGGCGGCAGTCTTAAGGGCATCCCTTATTCGTTCTTTTGTCAAAGGTGGAATCCCGCCAAAGTTCTGTCTATTCTCCAGAGAATACTGTAGGCCAACCCCTTGTGGCTCCTGCCCCTCTCCCTCACTAACATTGCGAGAAATGGCCAATATCTTCAAGTCGGCATCGGTGAGAATGATGTTTCCACTCTATAACAACACCCTTGGTTAGTCTCGTGGAAACATGCTCACAGGACAGCCAGGATACAGCAGTCAACGTACAGCAAAGAATTCGAGAAACATGCGATATTGGCCATCGCTAAACTGAAACTCGAGGATTCTGTCGGTCCCTACTTGCGCAACGGACGTCAATCGCCTGGTCTTGAGATATTTGCGTAGCCGGGCTACAAAAGCAGACGGTGCCGCCGCAGTTGTTCGGGCAAAGTCGGTCAAGTGGCAGCGGAATCCATTGTCAATGAGAAGTTGTTGCTTGTTATCAGGTTTGGCGAATTTCAGGAGCAGAATCTTGGAGGAGAGGTCGTAGACATTCGAGAGCCGCAGAGTCACCAAGCTCCCTTGGAGCTCGTGCGCAATGACCTAATCAAGGAAGTGGTCAGCAGGCGATTGGTGGCGCTGGTTTGCTCATatagagaggaagaggcggagTCGCAAAGTACCTTGACATCGAGAGACGAAAACCTCTGCTTCATGCTGGTAATTGAGTTTGCGCAGACCCTGAAGCGTATATATTTGAAGCTTGGTGGGAAACTTCAACATTGGTCGCCGTGGGGCACTTTGGCCGCGGGGCAGCTGTGACGACATAAGCATGGGCATCACGTGGCCTGGCATAACGCATAATGGCAAGGAACCAGAGCTGAGATAGGCAATTGTAAGTAAAGTTGGAGCAAATATCCTCATGTTTGGGAAAATGAGAGATTGACGGCTATAGCTCAGGCGTACAATAGTGACTGTACACGTATAATCTACAGGTCGATATTGTATGGAGCGCATATGGACGGTATCTAGGTGGAAGACGCTATTCGCCCATACAAGCGGAATGGATGACAAGCTCAGTATAGCTCTAGCACTGACAGCTACCTAACCTACTAAGGTATGCAGAACACCAACTGCTGTGCAttgcggcggcagcagctgacGCTGATTTGCAGCACATGCAagcgctggagctgaagtCAAGCAGAGCCAAAAGAACTGGCTGGAAGAAATCGGTCTGAATCTCCGGCTTACGTAGAGCATTTAGTAAAGCATGCAGTCGAGAAATTAGTCTGCAAAAAGGTGAGACACTCTGATACGAGTGAGAGGCACTAGAAGTTGCCCAAAGCGGACATAACAGTCAAAAGAGGAGGCTGGGTTATTAGGGAAGGACCTTTGCAGCCAAATTCCTCGTCGCCTCCTTACAGCAGCGCTCGTAAGCAAACGCGCCGACTCAACTAAACGTTGACAAACCACCAGGgcaaaaaaatgaaaagTGAGAAGtgagaaacagcagcaaaaaagcGAGAACAGAAGCAGACGACCACGCCAGGAGTCGAACCTGGAATCTCTAGAGAAGGTGATTCTCTGAAACCGAAATCTAGCGCCTTAGCCATTAGGCCACGCGGCCGCTAATCTTGAGTTGGTGTGACAGCTGCTCCAATGCACTCAACAAGGCTTCACGCTCTTCCGGGCAAACCTCTGGGGAAATcagcagctgaagccatTCGACCGAGGCACATGCGGCCACGATTGGACCCGCCGCGTCCATGTCACCAATCCAATCGAAACGCGAAattgagcttcttcctcggtcCACTCGCGATTCGCGAGAACGACGCGTCGCAGCACGGACCTGCTCCCTGCCACCTTGTTGGACGTCTGGAGGCTGGTACTGTCCAAGTGGTACACATTACAGTACAGGTTGAAACGCTGGCGATATCCTTGTCACCCCCCAGAGGCAGAAGGATCATCTTGGGCAAATGTCGTCCCAGCAACCAGATAATTGAGGTGGAGAGGAGACGGGAAGACAGTCAAGGTCCCCAGCATTTGGCAGCTCCTCGTATGCACGAGACGTCGATGCCCACGAGATCCATGCTGATGTTCAGGACGAATGTACGGGCAAACCAGGGGCGGCCGACAGAGTGAGCTTAAAGGCACAGATCTGCCATGGATTGGGCACAGGGAACCGCTGCGTATTTCCCACCAGAACGTCATGGCCAACTGAGAAGGAAATGAGCTGCCCGAAAAGCGGACCGAGGCCTGGCCCGCGACTGGTCGAATAGTTTGCCAGCCATCTCTATCTGAGCCTGAGTCTGGAGCTAGGCAGGGTCCCCCTCTGGGACCGATCCGACAAGTCTGGCTGCTTGTTGCCACCCAGCCACATATTTCGGGTGCTACAGCACAGCTGCCGTACAATCGAGTACGCAATTATCCTGCTGCATTAGCATCAAACAGCCCAATGGCGGCTTTACACGATGTCAACACACGCACGGGTGGCAGGGAGCGAGCACCCTTTACATACTGTACGTGCAGCAAACCGCAGCCATAGTCTCAGGCGGGCGGCACGCCAAgttggccaatggcagcccCGAATGTGCAGCTCCCCGAACAACGACGGGCCCTCGAGTCTGGCCAGCAAATAGCCAGAGCGCGACAAGATCGAGAGCAGCCCTCCCCCAGCCATCTCTTGTtttgcgctgctgcagctaaGACTGCATGTGCATCACAAAAGTGGGCGCTTGATAGACCTCCTCCAGCCGGTATTGGCGAAGGAGGATAAACGATGGACAGAGATGCAGCATCAGCTCGGACGGAGCCTGCCCTCCCTTGATAAGCCCAAACTCTTTCCCGGTGGCGCCATACGAGTGCGGCACATGCTGCTGGCAGGTCTATCAGTATTACCAGACTCAATGGCACGGCACGGGCTGCTCCCAGCCTCTCTCGCTTGCTGTCTCGTCTGTCTCGCTCGCTCAGTCTCTCGCCCGCGGTCTGCTGGCCCCCATAGCCGATGAGGCTGGATCGGGGAACCCTCTAGGCCAGGAACCAGTCGCGCCAATTGCTggccaaaaggcaaagagggAGGCCACAGTCGCGCTTAAAATTGGGTCGGAGCTGACCACACCCATACTTACTGTATGGGGAGCTACCGCAGCTACTACGGGGTACTACAGGTACTAGATTACATTACCGGTTTATTACTGCCACTAGTGGCAGAGTAGCCATGAACATCAATCGCCGAGCCTGACTGGTCAATCAGCGGCCGATTCAGGGGGACGCAAGGGAAGCAGGGAAGCAAGGAGGCTGGGGAGCTCTTGGTCGCCCTTGGGGTCCCATCCGCTTACCGCTGGGTTGCAGCATTCATGTCCGAAGAGTCCACTGGCGACTGGAGACTCTAGTACGCCTGAGACGCAGCCTCGGGAAACCAGTGGACGAGATGCCTGCTGAGCTTGCTGAGCGTGCAGGGGAGTTGGATGAGGTTGGCTGAATGTGGAGACGATGGCGGAGACGAGAGGCCAGGATACGACAGGACTAAGCCGCTTGTGATGGGAATAAACAACAACATGGCCAGTCCCGGTGGCAGGTAAACATGGAGGCCCGATAGGCTTACCCTCCTTGGCAACGCAACACAGCGAGCACGCCCTCAATCGCAGGCCTAGCCCCCGACCTCAAAAGCCCATCGAGCGTCGTTGCTTCTGATCCGCCATTCCTTCCCTCCAATTATCTCAATCGCCCACCAGAAAcaaaggaacaaagaaagaaaagactcCTAGAGGTATCCaatccctctctcttttctctctctcttcgacTTTTGTTTCAGGAACAAAAGCTTGAGGATCCTTCTTGTCTTCCTTTCGTGATCTTACGGAAGGTTGTATGAGAAGATTCTCTCGCGCCAGCGCAAGCCGTCAACCTGGACTTTGAAGCCCGAGTTCCCGTGCCCTTTAGCATCTTCCCGTCCACTTATAAGGACAACGAAGCAGCACGCCCTCAGACTCAAATCACCACTCACGAGGAGGTTCAACTAACCCTCCCTCAAAAGAAGCCAGCCGGACGGGAG of the Trichoderma breve strain T069 chromosome 4, whole genome shotgun sequence genome contains:
- a CDS encoding annexin domain-containing protein; translated protein: MDHPGATISLSSITNPRARSRSRDGRFIEEPRQSRPSYGDSRESSYVYPDDDLRSPRGSGGHLPYPDDDKLKYLPQKYGHGLLDDVDNLAYGVPPPHSGRSSGHRSSQSVDIRKHSDSDRDDPRGHRRDGRSGRDRSPQPPTGRMSTLTVNTGRGASLSLASAPASPLLESYHGTYQNCSPMPSPLLLASKHPGDLPRVVDALSPISDGEGDGTRLNRRARFHDTEDISSRLARALKGTHKPDVAPFIEILPSLSHEQVMELRSEYKHIVKTGTDRKGVNIAKHIRARFKDEDPLLMKACYTVALGKWESEAYWANFWYQGDKTRRELLIESLMGRTNEEIRRIKDSFSDKKYDNSLTKCMKTELKEDKFKKAVLMVLDERRMEEFDYEGRRLPLDYKLIDQDVDDLHKAVKSEKGGETLMISIVVQRSDSHLRAVLKEYEHQYRSNFARDALKKSNNLVGELLAHILNGVINRPVRDALLLQHAITASRKDSLRRELLISRLVRFHWDSFHMQDVKRAYRERYGIDLQDAVREATSGEWGMFCRELCIARMPNEIRRMENTR